One window of Sinorhizobium numidicum genomic DNA carries:
- the msrB gene encoding peptide-methionine (R)-S-oxide reductase MsrB, producing MTYAKTDEAVRKLTPEQYRVTQQNGTERPFTGEYHDHKRPGIYVDVVSGEPLFASADKFDSGCGWPSFTKPIVSANVKELRDDSYGMTRTEVRSMHGDSHLGHVFPDGPQDRGGLRYCINSAALRFIPREEMEAVGYGAYLNQVEDI from the coding sequence ATGACCTACGCAAAGACTGATGAAGCGGTCAGGAAGCTGACGCCCGAGCAGTATCGGGTGACCCAGCAGAACGGCACCGAACGGCCCTTCACGGGGGAGTATCATGACCACAAGAGACCGGGGATCTATGTCGACGTCGTTTCCGGCGAACCGCTGTTCGCCTCGGCCGACAAGTTCGATTCCGGCTGCGGCTGGCCGAGCTTCACCAAGCCGATCGTATCGGCAAATGTCAAGGAACTGCGGGATGACTCCTATGGTATGACCCGCACCGAGGTGCGCTCGATGCATGGTGACAGTCACCTCGGCCATGTGTTTCCCGACGGCCCTCAAGACCGGGGCGGGCTGCGTTACTGCATCAATTCCGCTGCACTGCGTTTCATTCCGCGCGAGGAAATGGAGGCCGTGGGCTACGGCGCGTATCTCAACCAGGTGGAGGACATCTGA
- a CDS encoding bifunctional alpha/beta hydrolase/OsmC family protein yields the protein MAFNTQRLQFAGHSGATLAGRLDLPNGPLRAYALFAHCFTCSKDLAAARRVAAELVREGIAVLRFDFTGLGSSEGEFASTNFSSNVADLLSAADYLRHHYQAPSLLIGHSLGGAAVLAVAKDIPEVRAVATIGAPADVGHVLKNFGASLEEIEKSGAAEVDLAGRKFLVRKQFVEDTRTQRIKDAVATLKKPLLILHAPLDQTVGIENATEIFLAARHPKSFVSLDKADHLLTNLEDAAFAGRIISGWLTRYLAGDEPQGTRPIEHVRLMETGEGKFQNAVQAGSHRLFADEPENLGGLDSGPSPYDFLSIALGACTSMTLRLYADHKKLTLGRIGVDVSHAKIHAKDCAECTESEREGSARIDHFERVISIDGEVSEELRSKIAEIAGKCPVHRTLETAAKIKTVVKSEPQAIGR from the coding sequence ATGGCTTTCAACACGCAACGGCTCCAATTTGCCGGTCATTCCGGCGCAACCCTGGCCGGCCGCCTCGATCTGCCCAACGGGCCTTTGCGCGCCTATGCACTGTTTGCCCATTGCTTCACCTGTTCCAAGGATCTGGCGGCAGCGCGCCGTGTTGCAGCGGAGCTTGTGCGCGAAGGTATCGCTGTCCTGCGTTTTGATTTCACGGGTTTGGGATCGAGCGAAGGCGAATTCGCCTCGACAAATTTCTCCTCCAATGTCGCCGACCTTCTTTCGGCCGCCGACTATCTACGCCATCACTATCAGGCACCGTCGCTGCTGATCGGCCACTCGCTCGGCGGCGCAGCGGTCCTGGCCGTCGCCAAGGACATTCCTGAAGTGCGCGCCGTTGCTACGATCGGTGCGCCGGCTGATGTCGGCCACGTACTGAAGAACTTCGGAGCGAGCCTCGAGGAAATCGAGAAGAGCGGTGCGGCCGAAGTCGATCTTGCCGGGCGCAAGTTCCTTGTCAGAAAGCAATTTGTCGAGGACACGCGTACACAGCGCATCAAAGACGCTGTTGCGACACTGAAAAAGCCGCTCCTCATCCTTCACGCGCCGCTGGACCAGACGGTCGGAATCGAGAACGCTACCGAAATCTTCCTCGCGGCCAGACATCCCAAGAGCTTTGTTTCGCTGGACAAGGCCGACCACCTGCTAACGAACCTTGAGGACGCGGCCTTCGCCGGACGGATCATTTCGGGGTGGCTGACGCGTTATCTCGCCGGCGACGAGCCGCAGGGCACCAGACCAATCGAACATGTCCGCCTGATGGAAACGGGCGAAGGCAAGTTTCAGAACGCGGTTCAGGCAGGCAGCCATCGGCTTTTCGCCGATGAACCCGAAAACCTGGGCGGGCTCGATTCCGGGCCATCGCCCTATGATTTCCTGTCGATCGCACTTGGCGCCTGCACCTCGATGACGCTGCGCCTATATGCCGATCATAAGAAGCTGACACTCGGGCGCATCGGCGTTGACGTCTCGCATGCCAAGATCCATGCCAAGGATTGCGCGGAGTGCACCGAATCGGAACGCGAGGGTAGCGCCAGGATCGACCATTTCGAGCGCGTCATTTCCATCGATGGCGAGGTCTCGGAGGAGCTTCGCAGCAAGATTGCCGAAATCGCCGGCAAATGCCCGGTCCATCGCACGCTCGAAACTGCGGCGAAGATAAAGACCGTCGTAAAATCGGAACCCCAAGCGATAGGACGATAG
- a CDS encoding RidA family protein codes for MTQRDAIFPANRHALYEAHRYSAAIRSGDLLFVSGQVGSRSDGTPEPDFGRQVQLAFDNLGATMKAAGCTFDDIVDVTTFHTDPENQFETIMAVKNQIFSSPPYPNWTAIGVNWLAGFDFEIKVIARIPEEA; via the coding sequence ATGACGCAGCGCGACGCAATTTTTCCTGCCAATAGGCATGCACTTTACGAGGCACACCGCTATTCAGCCGCGATCCGCTCCGGCGACCTGCTCTTCGTCTCCGGGCAGGTCGGCAGCCGTTCCGATGGGACGCCCGAACCTGATTTCGGGCGTCAGGTGCAACTGGCCTTCGACAACCTCGGGGCAACGATGAAAGCGGCGGGCTGCACCTTCGACGATATCGTCGATGTGACCACGTTCCACACCGATCCGGAAAACCAGTTCGAGACCATCATGGCCGTCAAGAACCAGATCTTCAGCAGTCCGCCCTATCCCAACTGGACCGCAATCGGTGTGAACTGGCTCGCCGGTTTCGATTTCGAGATCAAGGTCATCGCTCGCATTCCTGAAGAGGCATAG
- a CDS encoding LysR family transcriptional regulator, producing MDINQVRYFFNLAETLNFTEAAGQSGVSQPSLTRAIQRLEEEVGSPLIYRDGKDSRLTALGRDVQAEFMRIELALRNVREHSESTVLGRRRILDIAVAPTIGPAAFAAFFDDALGQLPSVKINMHQLLAGEGSDEVLSGKYHACILPRALRPNPKLNVVPLFRERFLLACSENHPLASENVVSTEAIAAYPYVDRLACEFHTEITEHLMDHDAVMQPRFSAEREDWVQQMVAEGRAICIMPERSAVVQGIATRAVEGISLERELVFVTVSGSGTPLEIRKIAQLAARHGWA from the coding sequence ATGGACATCAATCAGGTCAGGTATTTCTTCAATCTGGCCGAAACATTGAACTTCACCGAAGCCGCGGGTCAAAGTGGTGTCTCGCAGCCTAGTCTCACCCGAGCAATCCAGCGTCTCGAGGAAGAAGTGGGCAGTCCGCTGATCTATCGCGACGGCAAGGACAGCCGCCTGACCGCACTCGGCCGCGACGTCCAGGCTGAGTTCATGCGGATCGAACTCGCTCTCCGAAACGTGCGCGAGCATTCCGAGAGTACAGTGCTCGGCCGGCGCCGTATTCTCGACATCGCTGTTGCCCCGACCATCGGTCCCGCTGCATTTGCCGCATTCTTTGACGACGCGCTTGGCCAGCTCCCTTCGGTTAAGATCAACATGCATCAGCTCTTGGCCGGCGAAGGTTCGGACGAGGTGCTTTCGGGCAAGTACCACGCCTGTATCCTGCCGCGGGCGCTGCGTCCCAACCCCAAGCTCAACGTCGTGCCGCTGTTTCGCGAGCGATTCCTCCTCGCCTGTTCGGAGAACCATCCGCTGGCGAGCGAAAATGTCGTCAGCACCGAGGCGATCGCCGCCTATCCCTACGTCGACCGGCTGGCGTGTGAGTTTCACACCGAGATCACCGAGCACCTGATGGACCATGATGCGGTCATGCAGCCGCGCTTCAGTGCCGAGCGCGAGGACTGGGTCCAGCAGATGGTAGCCGAAGGCCGCGCGATCTGCATCATGCCCGAGCGGTCCGCCGTGGTGCAAGGCATAGCGACCCGCGCAGTTGAAGGAATATCCCTGGAGCGCGAACTGGTGTTTGTAACGGTCTCCGGTTCCGGCACACCGCTCGAGATCCGTAAGATCGCGCAGTTGGCGGCGCGCCACGGCTGGGCATGA
- a CDS encoding response regulator transcription factor, producing the protein MTEVPATVIVIDDDPAIRDALGSLLRSVGFEVKLLASVSDFLKSGRPDGPTCLVLDVRLPGQSGLDFQRELSRGNIQLPIIFITGHGDIPMSVRAMKEGAIEFLTKPFRDQDLLDAVHVGLARDRVWLENEKALATLRARFDSLTPREREVMALVVTGRLNKQIAADLGVSEITVKVHRSQVMQKMRAKSLPELARMADKLKVASGEPQGS; encoded by the coding sequence ATGACCGAGGTGCCAGCAACCGTCATCGTCATCGATGATGATCCGGCGATCCGCGACGCGCTTGGCAGCCTGCTGCGATCCGTCGGCTTTGAAGTGAAACTTCTCGCTTCTGTGAGCGACTTCCTCAAATCTGGGCGACCCGACGGGCCGACCTGCCTCGTGCTGGACGTCCGGCTGCCTGGACAAAGCGGTCTTGATTTTCAGCGAGAGTTATCGCGGGGAAACATTCAGCTCCCGATCATCTTCATCACCGGGCATGGCGACATTCCGATGTCTGTCCGAGCGATGAAAGAGGGCGCGATCGAGTTCCTGACAAAACCGTTCCGCGATCAGGATCTGCTAGACGCCGTACACGTCGGTCTGGCGCGCGACCGTGTGTGGCTTGAGAATGAAAAGGCCTTGGCGACGTTGCGCGCGAGGTTCGACAGCCTGACTCCCCGGGAGCGCGAGGTGATGGCGTTGGTCGTGACTGGACGGCTCAACAAGCAGATTGCCGCCGATCTGGGCGTGAGCGAAATTACGGTGAAGGTTCACCGCAGCCAGGTCATGCAGAAGATGCGCGCTAAGTCCTTGCCCGAACTCGCCCGCATGGCGGACAAGCTAAAGGTCGCGTCAGGAGAGCCGCAAGGCTCTTAA
- a CDS encoding alpha/beta fold hydrolase: MAYVTTKDGIDIFYKDWGPKGAQPIMFHHGWPLSSDDWDAQMLFFLSKGYRVIAHDRRGHGRSSQVSEGHDMDHYAADAFAVVEALNLKTVVHIGHSTGGGEVARYVAKHGEPAGRVAKAVLVSAVPPLMLKTEANPEGLPIEVFDGFRAALAANRAQFFRDVAAGPFYGFNRGGAAVQEAAVQNWWRQGMMGSAKAHYDGIKVFSETDQTEDLKAITIPTLVLHGEDDQIVPIADSALKSVKLLKNGTLKTYPNFSHGMLTINADALNADLLALVQA, from the coding sequence ATGGCATATGTTACCACCAAAGACGGCATCGACATCTTCTACAAGGACTGGGGTCCGAAGGGCGCACAGCCGATCATGTTCCATCATGGCTGGCCGCTGAGCTCGGACGACTGGGATGCTCAGATGCTCTTCTTTCTCTCCAAGGGTTATCGCGTCATCGCCCATGATCGCCGCGGCCATGGCCGCTCCTCACAGGTGTCAGAAGGCCATGATATGGATCACTATGCAGCAGATGCCTTCGCCGTCGTCGAAGCGCTGAACCTGAAGACTGTCGTCCATATCGGCCACTCCACCGGTGGCGGCGAGGTCGCCCGCTATGTCGCAAAGCACGGCGAGCCGGCGGGCCGTGTTGCCAAGGCCGTCCTGGTCTCCGCCGTTCCCCCGCTGATGCTCAAGACCGAGGCCAATCCGGAAGGTCTGCCGATTGAAGTGTTCGACGGTTTCCGTGCCGCGCTTGCTGCAAACCGTGCCCAGTTCTTTCGCGACGTCGCCGCCGGTCCCTTCTACGGCTTCAACCGCGGGGGCGCCGCGGTGCAGGAAGCGGCGGTCCAGAACTGGTGGCGTCAGGGCATGATGGGCAGCGCCAAGGCTCATTACGACGGCATCAAGGTCTTCTCGGAAACCGATCAGACCGAGGACCTGAAGGCCATTACCATTCCGACGCTGGTGCTGCACGGTGAGGACGACCAGATCGTGCCGATCGCGGACTCCGCGCTGAAGTCAGTCAAGCTTCTGAAGAATGGCACCTTGAAGACCTATCCGAACTTCTCGCACGGCATGCTGACCATCAATGCCGATGCGCTGAACGCCGATCTACTGGCCCTCGTCCAGGCTTGA
- the msrA gene encoding peptide-methionine (S)-S-oxide reductase MsrA, which translates to MTKRAVLAGGCFWGMQDLIRKLPGVIDTRVGYTGGDVPNATYRNHGAHAEGIEIIFDPETISYRRILELFFQIHDPTTRNRQGNDIGSSYRSAIYYVDDEQKRIAEDTIADVDASGLWPGKVVTEVEPVGDFWQAEPEHQDYLERYPSGYTCHFPRPNWVLPRRSAAE; encoded by the coding sequence ATGACCAAGAGAGCTGTTTTGGCTGGTGGCTGCTTCTGGGGGATGCAGGACTTGATCCGCAAGCTCCCCGGGGTCATCGACACCCGCGTGGGCTACACCGGCGGCGATGTGCCGAACGCGACCTACCGCAATCACGGTGCCCACGCCGAAGGCATCGAGATCATCTTCGATCCCGAGACGATCAGTTACAGGCGGATTCTGGAGCTTTTCTTCCAGATCCACGATCCCACCACGAGAAACCGACAGGGCAATGACATCGGCAGCTCCTACCGGTCGGCGATCTACTACGTCGACGATGAGCAGAAGCGGATAGCCGAGGACACCATCGCAGACGTCGATGCTTCCGGCCTGTGGCCGGGCAAGGTCGTGACCGAAGTCGAGCCGGTGGGCGATTTCTGGCAGGCGGAGCCGGAGCACCAGGATTACCTGGAGCGCTACCCCAGCGGCTACACCTGCCACTTCCCGCGCCCCAACTGGGTGCTGCCCCGGCGGTCGGCGGCTGAATAA
- a CDS encoding helix-turn-helix transcriptional regulator, with protein MSKSNLHDHSGDLSAAAQRSNASKGVRGRAADAEMARALGTTPFRMALDPSGGGIAHWKHEPLHDIVEPMSDHVIMAYNGMVQRMERRSGRSVSPGTFRRGVVVIIPAGSSSRWDIPKPVDVVQLYLPPAMLKRVADEAETATQTDLLDRTAHPDPITSRLLLGAVDALDGNGPLDALFRQQLTELLATRLLVAHAGSPTTLQPVVGGLSPTVLRRAIERLRSDTDVDVSLAALASDAGLSRFHFCRSFKESTGLSPHAWLRQYRLDQAMDMLRDPDMSVASVAAALGYASQTAFAAAFRQLTGETPTEWRHRSR; from the coding sequence ATGAGCAAGTCCAACTTGCATGATCATTCGGGAGATCTGTCGGCCGCGGCGCAAAGGAGCAACGCATCGAAGGGCGTCCGGGGGCGTGCCGCCGATGCGGAGATGGCCCGCGCGCTCGGGACCACACCATTTCGCATGGCATTGGACCCCTCCGGTGGCGGGATCGCCCACTGGAAACATGAACCATTGCACGACATCGTCGAGCCCATGAGCGATCACGTCATCATGGCTTACAACGGCATGGTACAGCGCATGGAGCGGCGATCAGGAAGATCGGTTTCGCCTGGAACGTTTCGTCGTGGGGTTGTGGTCATCATTCCGGCCGGATCAAGCTCCCGGTGGGATATTCCGAAACCTGTTGATGTCGTTCAGCTCTACCTTCCTCCCGCAATGCTGAAGCGCGTCGCGGACGAAGCCGAGACCGCCACACAGACCGATCTCCTCGACCGAACCGCGCATCCCGACCCCATTACATCCCGATTGCTCCTGGGCGCGGTCGATGCCCTGGACGGCAATGGGCCCCTGGATGCACTGTTCAGGCAACAGCTGACAGAGCTCCTTGCCACGCGCCTCCTGGTTGCGCACGCCGGCTCGCCAACCACCCTCCAGCCAGTCGTCGGTGGGCTGTCGCCGACGGTGCTGCGCCGCGCCATCGAACGCTTACGCTCGGATACCGATGTGGACGTCTCTCTCGCTGCTCTCGCTTCGGATGCCGGCCTGTCGCGCTTCCATTTCTGCCGTTCCTTCAAGGAAAGCACCGGGCTTTCGCCGCATGCCTGGCTGCGCCAATACCGGCTCGATCAGGCCATGGACATGCTGCGTGACCCCGACATGTCGGTCGCATCGGTTGCCGCGGCGCTCGGCTATGCCTCGCAGACCGCCTTCGCTGCGGCGTTCAGGCAGTTGACCGGCGAGACCCCGACCGAATGGCGACATCGATCGCGTTAG
- a CDS encoding SDR family oxidoreductase, protein MKIVIIGGTGLIGSKTADRLRKQGHEVIAAAPNTGVNTITGEGLAEALAGASVVIDLANSPSFEDKAVLEFFKTSGRNLMAAEKDAGVKHHIALSIVGVDRLPDSGYMRAKVAQEKIIRESGIPYTIVHSTQFMEFLSGIAQSGTIGDTVHLSPAYVQPIASDDVADNMAAVATAAPINGIVEISGPGRVRLNELVARYLKAMGDARKVEADPEARYFGAKLEDGSLVSDNNPRIGRITFEQWFATAARK, encoded by the coding sequence ATGAAAATCGTCATTATCGGCGGAACCGGCCTGATCGGTTCAAAGACAGCCGACCGCCTTCGCAAGCAAGGCCATGAAGTCATTGCCGCCGCTCCGAACACCGGCGTCAACACGATCACCGGCGAAGGTCTCGCCGAGGCGCTCGCCGGCGCCTCCGTCGTTATCGACCTCGCAAACTCGCCGTCCTTCGAAGACAAGGCCGTGCTCGAATTCTTTAAGACGTCGGGCCGCAATCTGATGGCTGCGGAAAAGGACGCCGGCGTAAAGCATCACATCGCGCTTTCCATCGTCGGCGTCGATCGGCTGCCTGACAGCGGCTACATGCGGGCCAAGGTCGCCCAGGAAAAGATTATCCGGGAATCCGGCATTCCCTATACGATCGTCCACTCGACGCAATTTATGGAGTTCCTTAGCGGCATCGCCCAGTCTGGCACCATCGGCGACACGGTGCATCTGTCGCCAGCCTACGTCCAGCCCATCGCCTCGGACGATGTGGCCGACAACATGGCCGCCGTTGCGACGGCCGCGCCGATCAATGGCATTGTGGAGATCTCGGGGCCAGGGCGTGTCCGGCTGAACGAACTCGTTGCCCGCTACCTGAAAGCAATGGGCGATGCTCGCAAGGTCGAGGCAGATCCGGAGGCTCGCTACTTCGGCGCAAAACTGGAAGATGGCTCGCTCGTCTCCGACAACAATCCCCGCATCGGCCGCATCACCTTCGAGCAGTGGTTCGCAACCGCAGCGCGGAAATGA
- a CDS encoding response regulator transcription factor — translation MPTKKPLIAIVDDDQSMREATKGLMRSLGFDAEAFSSADDFLKFPHLRRTACLVTDIHMPGMSGLDLHRQLVALGESIPTVLITAYPNENLLARGLGTDIVGYLAKPFGEQDLLDCIRSALARGTDGESD, via the coding sequence GTGCCAACCAAGAAGCCTCTGATTGCGATCGTTGATGACGACCAATCAATGCGCGAGGCTACCAAGGGCCTCATGAGGTCGCTGGGATTTGATGCCGAGGCCTTTTCCTCTGCCGATGACTTCTTGAAATTCCCCCATCTCCGCCGCACGGCCTGCTTAGTAACGGACATCCATATGCCGGGAATGAGTGGGCTTGACCTACATCGCCAGCTCGTCGCGTTGGGGGAGAGCATTCCGACCGTTCTGATCACTGCCTATCCGAATGAGAATCTGCTCGCGCGCGGGTTGGGTACGGACATCGTCGGCTATCTGGCAAAGCCGTTTGGTGAGCAGGATCTGCTGGATTGCATCCGTTCTGCGCTGGCGCGCGGTACCGACGGCGAAAGTGATTGA
- a CDS encoding LysR family transcriptional regulator: MICAREVQVPNLLGETSGLMAFVRTVEAGSFSAAARDLNTTPSAISKSVARLEKKIGTRLFLRSTRALTLTQDGQAFFERVAPLLRDLNSSDEVIMSRTGPAGRLRVSMPGELAPLLLPAVFTDFAAAYPELHLDVGLTDRFVNLIKEDYDVVLRVGYPTQGDLMVRHLADLPLVVVASPLFLRRWGSQASAEALAGLPFARFALDGMVAPVRLGDGTSFIPSGRVDCDSGFAMIQAAQSGLGAAYLLRCLVAAELKSGTLVDLAPRIALPKLPFNALHAFGRTPPLRVRLFCDFVAEAAKAIAVM, encoded by the coding sequence ATGATTTGTGCCCGGGAGGTGCAAGTGCCAAATCTGCTGGGTGAGACGTCAGGACTGATGGCATTTGTGCGGACTGTAGAGGCCGGCTCCTTCAGCGCTGCCGCGCGCGACTTGAATACGACGCCATCTGCGATCTCCAAAAGTGTGGCGCGGCTGGAAAAGAAAATCGGAACACGCCTCTTTTTGCGCTCCACACGCGCGCTGACCCTCACCCAGGACGGCCAGGCCTTTTTCGAACGTGTTGCGCCGCTTTTGCGCGACCTCAATTCGAGCGACGAGGTGATCATGTCACGCACGGGACCGGCGGGGCGCCTGCGGGTCAGCATGCCGGGTGAATTGGCGCCGCTGTTGCTACCCGCCGTGTTTACCGATTTTGCGGCTGCTTATCCCGAATTGCATCTCGACGTCGGACTGACAGATCGGTTCGTGAACCTGATCAAAGAGGACTACGACGTCGTGTTGCGCGTGGGCTATCCCACGCAGGGCGACCTGATGGTACGCCATCTGGCAGATCTGCCATTGGTCGTAGTTGCATCGCCGCTTTTTCTCCGCAGGTGGGGCAGTCAGGCGTCCGCAGAAGCTCTCGCAGGCCTGCCGTTCGCTCGGTTCGCATTGGACGGCATGGTGGCGCCGGTGCGTTTGGGCGATGGAACCAGCTTTATCCCTAGCGGTCGCGTCGACTGCGACTCAGGATTTGCGATGATCCAAGCGGCGCAAAGCGGACTTGGTGCGGCTTACCTTTTACGATGCCTGGTGGCAGCAGAATTGAAGTCCGGCACGCTTGTAGATCTCGCGCCACGGATCGCCCTTCCCAAGCTTCCCTTCAATGCCCTGCACGCTTTCGGGCGCACCCCGCCCTTGCGGGTGAGACTGTTCTGCGACTTCGTCGCTGAAGCAGCGAAAGCGATCGCAGTAATGTGA
- a CDS encoding cupin domain-containing protein encodes MIKSIFAAFAMTALLSAAAAAHDVGDKDAKVTLVYEHELPNVPGKSMKGVLVEYGPGGFSSAHTHPESAFIYATVLEGAIRSQVNDGPVKTYKAGESFSEMPGDRHGVSENASETGPAKLLAVFVVDTDQVDLTFPIKK; translated from the coding sequence ATGATCAAGTCAATCTTTGCCGCCTTTGCCATGACGGCTCTCTTGTCTGCTGCCGCCGCTGCTCACGACGTCGGCGATAAGGATGCTAAGGTCACGCTGGTTTACGAGCACGAATTGCCGAATGTTCCGGGCAAGAGCATGAAAGGTGTTCTCGTTGAATATGGTCCCGGCGGCTTCTCCTCGGCCCACACGCATCCGGAGTCGGCCTTCATCTATGCGACTGTCCTGGAGGGTGCCATCCGCAGCCAGGTCAACGACGGTCCCGTCAAGACCTACAAGGCGGGCGAGAGCTTCTCTGAAATGCCGGGAGACCGCCACGGCGTCAGCGAGAATGCCAGCGAGACCGGACCGGCGAAGCTGCTGGCGGTCTTCGTCGTTGATACCGATCAGGTGGACCTGACCTTCCCGATCAAGAAGTAG
- a CDS encoding MBL fold metallo-hydrolase: protein MNQIISNTQQQQNMSLDNTPPSGRSRPEELVPSRYAVQVGEIEVLVISDGVLPLPTQMLGHNADPAARAAWLKDMFLPQDAFDWALNVVVVRSGDQTILIDAGLGLDPNLNLPRAGQLIKRLEAASIDLASVTDVVLTHMHMDHVGGLLVEGVKEQLRPDLRIHVAAAEVKFWESPDFSHVSMPPGFPDALRATAKRFTKEYQSQLRLFDEEYEVAPGVVVSRTGGHTPGHSVVRVASGGDRLMFAGDAVFAVGFEHPDWHNGFEHDPEEAARVRVRLLRELAETGGQLVATHLPFPSVGRVAVDGDDFRWVAAFWDY, encoded by the coding sequence ATGAACCAGATTATCTCCAACACACAGCAGCAGCAGAACATGAGCTTGGACAACACCCCACCCTCCGGTAGATCGAGACCCGAAGAGTTGGTTCCGTCGCGCTACGCGGTGCAGGTCGGCGAGATTGAAGTGCTGGTAATCAGCGACGGGGTGCTGCCGCTCCCAACCCAGATGTTGGGACACAACGCCGACCCGGCCGCCCGGGCGGCCTGGCTGAAGGACATGTTCCTGCCGCAGGACGCCTTCGACTGGGCGCTGAATGTGGTCGTGGTGCGGAGCGGCGACCAGACCATACTCATCGACGCTGGGCTAGGGTTGGATCCGAACCTGAACTTGCCGCGGGCCGGGCAGTTGATCAAGCGACTGGAGGCCGCCAGCATCGACCTTGCATCGGTGACCGACGTGGTGCTTACCCACATGCACATGGATCACGTCGGCGGGCTGCTCGTTGAGGGGGTGAAGGAGCAGCTGCGTCCGGACCTCCGGATCCACGTGGCCGCCGCCGAGGTCAAGTTCTGGGAGTCGCCCGATTTCTCCCACGTCTCCATGCCGCCGGGCTTCCCGGACGCGCTTCGCGCGACCGCCAAGCGGTTCACGAAGGAGTATCAGAGCCAGCTGCGGCTGTTCGATGAGGAGTACGAGGTGGCGCCGGGCGTGGTCGTCTCTCGTACCGGAGGCCACACCCCCGGGCACAGCGTGGTCCGCGTGGCGTCCGGCGGCGACCGGCTTATGTTCGCCGGCGACGCCGTATTCGCGGTCGGGTTCGAACACCCGGACTGGCACAACGGTTTCGAACACGACCCCGAGGAGGCGGCGCGCGTTCGGGTCCGTCTTTTGCGCGAGCTGGCGGAGACCGGCGGACAGCTGGTGGCCACTCACCTGCCGTTCCCGTCCGTCGGCCGGGTGGCGGTCGACGGCGACGACTTTCGTTGGGTCGCGGCCTTCTGGGACTACTGA